The nucleotide sequence ACAGCATTGCCGATAGCTGCCCCTCCGGAACCCCCGCCCGCGATCACCCAACTTTCGTTGCGTGATAAGCAGTCTGCACAGGCGCGGAACGCCCCGGAGCGACCCCGCTCCTGCTATCGTGCGCGACTCCACTCTAGCTGAACTGCCGTGTGAAGTCCTCGAAGCGCGCGCGGAGCTCCGCGAGCTCGCGGCGCACCTCGTCGAGCGATGCCTCGAGCTCGGCGACGCGATCGCGCCGTGGCTCGGCCGCGGCGATGTCGATTGGCGCTTCCGCCGGCGTCTCGGCTGGTGGGCCGGAGAGGAGGTGCGCATACCGTGTTTCCTTTTGCCCCGCCCGTCGCGCCACCTCCACCGCGAGCTCTTGAGCGATCAATCCGTTCACGGCCGCCTCGACATCTGCCAGACTCGTGAACTCAGCGAGTCGGTTCGTGCGCGTTTTGATTTCACTCAACGTCTGCGGCCAGCGCAGCATGAGGACACACAACACTGCGCGCGCGGGCTGGTC is from Gemmatimonadaceae bacterium and encodes:
- a CDS encoding YceH family protein, which encodes MQLSDVEVRILGCLIEKEATTPDNYPLSLNALTNACNQLSNREPVMSLSEDQVKWAVNSLRQQSLVRAITPSDARVMKFQHLVTDKLELDQPARAVLCVLMLRWPQTLSEIKTRTNRLAEFTSLADVEAAVNGLIAQELAVEVARRAGQKETRYAHLLSGPPAETPAEAPIDIAAAEPRRDRVAELEASLDEVRRELAELRARFEDFTRQFS